In the genome of Misgurnus anguillicaudatus chromosome 11, ASM2758022v2, whole genome shotgun sequence, one region contains:
- the vrk2 gene encoding serine/threonine-protein kinase VRK2 isoform X1, with protein sequence MPPKKYKLPIELPDGWILTDSEKKKWRIGKIIGKGGFGLIYLASADINVPVQNDTDYVIKVEYHENGPLFSELKFYQRAAKPDTMSKWKKCKCMEFLGIPTYWGSGLSEYKGTRYRFMVMDRLGKDLQKVLEENGGQLRKPTVLQLGVLMLDVLEYIHDNEYVHADIKAANLLLGHRDANKVYLADYGLSYRYCPNGQHKEYKENPKKGHNGTIEYTSLDAHKGVAPSRRGDLEVLGYCLLHWQCGTLPWLSSLRNPAEVQEAKAKLMANLPDSVRRMSNSSSTTEIASFLLCVKHLDYNEKPDYQSLRKVLSRSALQGPLDLSRLRASETSRPAAQPTPYRVNTAARKGSSRQKPVFRESDEDWTDDEETLPPRAHPKTRAGARQTHTVQQERRKADLHGEARITERRKKNSEHRCGYTGRLNDDQSEPSRENDYRGDYSRKHSRNYNRWEEQDYPEDHWTVCERENEWTHDSHFGKPDDSAIWGIRSSKEKWILILFFVVILTAVGFVLRFRLFQ encoded by the exons ATGCCTCCTAAGAAATACAAATTACCCATCGAACTCCCAGACGGATGGATCTTAACAGATTCAGAAAAGAAGAAATGGCGCATCGGCAAAATCATTGGGAAAGGAGGTTTTGGACTGATTTACCTTG CCTCTGCTGATATTAATGTACCTGTTCAGAATGACACTGATTATGTGATCAAAGTG GAATATCACGAAAATGGACCTTTATTCTCTGAGTTGAAATTTTACCAACGGGCAGCTAAGCCAGATACTATGAG CAAATGGAAGAAGTGTAAATGCATGGAGTTTTTGGGGATACCGACTTACTGGGGGTCTGGATTGTCTGAATACAAAGGGACAAG GTACAGGTTCATGGTGATGGACAGGCTGGGCAAAGATCTGCAGAAGGTGCTTGAGGAGAATGGGGGACAACTGAGAAAGCCCACAGTGTTACAGCTGGGTGTCCTCATG CTGGACGTGCTGGAATATATTCATGACAACGAGTATGTACATGCTGACATTAAGGCTGCCAATCTTTTATTGGGACACAGAGATGCAAACAAG GTGTACCTGGCTGACTACGGTCTGTCATACAGATATTGTCCTAATGGCCAGCATAAAGAATACAAAGAGAATCCCAAAAAAGGACACAATGGCACTATTGAGTATACAAGCCTTGATGCTCACAAAGGAGTAG CACCATCCAGACGAGGAGACTTGGAGGTGTTGGGCTACTGCTTGCTTCATTGGCAGTGTGGGACTCTGCCCTGGCTTTCTTCTCTCAGGAACCCAGCTGAGGTCCAGGAGGCCAAAGCCAA GCTAATGGCTAACCTGCCAGACTCGGTCAGGAGAATGTCCAACTCCAGCTCCACCACAG AGATTGCCAGTTTCCTGTTATGTGTAAAACACCTAGACTACAATGAAAAGCCAGACTATCAATCCCTAAGAAAAGTTCTTTCAAGATCAGCATTGCAGGGCCCACTGGACCTTTCCAGGCTGAGAGCGTCGGAGACATCCAGGCCAGCCGCTCAACCG ACACCATACAGAGTTAACACAGCTGCTAGGAAAGGAAGTTCTCGTCAAAAGCCCGTGTTCAGAGAAAGTGATGAAGACTGGACTGATGATGAAGAGACCCTGCCTCCACGAGCTCATCCTAAAACAAGAGCAGGAGCAAGACAGACACACACGGTCCAGCAA GAAAGGAGAAAAGCTGACTTGCATGGTGAGGCAAGGATAACTGAGAGAAGAAAAAAGAACAGTGAGCACCGATGTGGATATACTGGGAGACTAAATGATGATCAAAGCGAACCCAGCAGAGAGAATGACTACAGGGGGGACTACAGTAGAAAACACAGCAGGAATTACAACCGATGGGAAGAGCAAGATTATCCTGAAGATCACTGGACTGTTTGTGAACGGGAAAATGAATGGACTCATGACAGTCACTTCGGAAAACCAGACGACAGTGCAATATGGGGTATCAGGTCAAGCAAAGAAAAATGGATTTTGATTCTTTTCTTTGTTGTGATATTGACTGCTGTTGGTTTTGTCCTTCGGTTCAGACTGTTTCAGTGA
- the vrk2 gene encoding serine/threonine-protein kinase VRK2 isoform X2: protein MPPKKYKLPIELPDGWILTDSEKKKWRIGKIIGKGGFGLIYLASADINVPVQNDTDYVIKVEYHENGPLFSELKFYQRAAKPDTMSKWKKCKCMEFLGIPTYWGSGLSEYKGTRYRFMVMDRLGKDLQKVLEENGGQLRKPTVLQLGVLMLDVLEYIHDNEYVHADIKAANLLLGHRDANKVYLADYGLSYRYCPNGQHKEYKENPKKGHNGTIEYTSLDAHKGVAPSRRGDLEVLGYCLLHWQCGTLPWLSSLRNPAEVQEAKAKLMANLPDSVRRMSNSSSTTEEIASFLLCVKHLDYNEKPDYQSLRKVLSRSALQGPLDLSRLRASETSRPAAQPTPYRVNTAARKGSSRQKPVFRESDEDWTDDEETLPPRAHPKTRAGARQTHTVQQERRKADLHGEARITERRKKNSEHRCGYTGRLNDDQSEPSRENDYRGDYSRKHSRNYNRWEEQDYPEDHWTVCERENEWTHDSHFGKPDDSAIWGIRSSKEKWILILFFVVILTAVGFVLRFRLFQ from the exons ATGCCTCCTAAGAAATACAAATTACCCATCGAACTCCCAGACGGATGGATCTTAACAGATTCAGAAAAGAAGAAATGGCGCATCGGCAAAATCATTGGGAAAGGAGGTTTTGGACTGATTTACCTTG CCTCTGCTGATATTAATGTACCTGTTCAGAATGACACTGATTATGTGATCAAAGTG GAATATCACGAAAATGGACCTTTATTCTCTGAGTTGAAATTTTACCAACGGGCAGCTAAGCCAGATACTATGAG CAAATGGAAGAAGTGTAAATGCATGGAGTTTTTGGGGATACCGACTTACTGGGGGTCTGGATTGTCTGAATACAAAGGGACAAG GTACAGGTTCATGGTGATGGACAGGCTGGGCAAAGATCTGCAGAAGGTGCTTGAGGAGAATGGGGGACAACTGAGAAAGCCCACAGTGTTACAGCTGGGTGTCCTCATG CTGGACGTGCTGGAATATATTCATGACAACGAGTATGTACATGCTGACATTAAGGCTGCCAATCTTTTATTGGGACACAGAGATGCAAACAAG GTGTACCTGGCTGACTACGGTCTGTCATACAGATATTGTCCTAATGGCCAGCATAAAGAATACAAAGAGAATCCCAAAAAAGGACACAATGGCACTATTGAGTATACAAGCCTTGATGCTCACAAAGGAGTAG CACCATCCAGACGAGGAGACTTGGAGGTGTTGGGCTACTGCTTGCTTCATTGGCAGTGTGGGACTCTGCCCTGGCTTTCTTCTCTCAGGAACCCAGCTGAGGTCCAGGAGGCCAAAGCCAA GCTAATGGCTAACCTGCCAGACTCGGTCAGGAGAATGTCCAACTCCAGCTCCACCACAG AAGAGATTGCCAGTTTCCTGTTATGTGTAAAACACCTAGACTACAATGAAAAGCCAGACTATCAATCCCTAAGAAAAGTTCTTTCAAGATCAGCATTGCAGGGCCCACTGGACCTTTCCAGGCTGAGAGCGTCGGAGACATCCAGGCCAGCCGCTCAACCG ACACCATACAGAGTTAACACAGCTGCTAGGAAAGGAAGTTCTCGTCAAAAGCCCGTGTTCAGAGAAAGTGATGAAGACTGGACTGATGATGAAGAGACCCTGCCTCCACGAGCTCATCCTAAAACAAGAGCAGGAGCAAGACAGACACACACGGTCCAGCAA GAAAGGAGAAAAGCTGACTTGCATGGTGAGGCAAGGATAACTGAGAGAAGAAAAAAGAACAGTGAGCACCGATGTGGATATACTGGGAGACTAAATGATGATCAAAGCGAACCCAGCAGAGAGAATGACTACAGGGGGGACTACAGTAGAAAACACAGCAGGAATTACAACCGATGGGAAGAGCAAGATTATCCTGAAGATCACTGGACTGTTTGTGAACGGGAAAATGAATGGACTCATGACAGTCACTTCGGAAAACCAGACGACAGTGCAATATGGGGTATCAGGTCAAGCAAAGAAAAATGGATTTTGATTCTTTTCTTTGTTGTGATATTGACTGCTGTTGGTTTTGTCCTTCGGTTCAGACTGTTTCAGTGA